In Pseudomonas hamedanensis, a single window of DNA contains:
- the flgE gene encoding flagellar hook protein FlgE: protein MSFNIGLSGLYAANKQLDVTGNNIANVATAGFKSSRAEFEDVYSSTRLGSGSKVIGNGVRLANVSQQFTQGDINNTGNVLDMGINGSGFFTMSNNGSISYTRAGTFKVDNAGYITNTDYTSRLQGYGVDANGKIINGVLTDLKIDTSNLAPKSTSAVTSSINLNSSAPVIVDTGATAVKFDPSKPETYTKSFSTPIYDTQGNSHVMDQYVVKTGENTWKVYTLVDGRNPDATGSDPTNAATPPVASTLTFDSSGKLLQVSTPSTLPPPAPNPLISSDLTLSNWKPGTVTNGVFTPNGAAANPAGVTISMAKTTQYNADTSRTIPTQDGYATGQITNLTIDGTGTLFANFSNNQSKAIGQVALASFTNEQGLQAVGGTSWKETFASGIPGYDAPKTGTLGEVVSNSLEESNVNLTNELVDLIKGQSNYQANAKTISTQSTIMQTIIQMT from the coding sequence ATGTCTTTCAATATCGGCCTTAGCGGTCTCTATGCAGCCAACAAGCAACTGGACGTGACCGGCAACAACATCGCCAACGTCGCGACCGCCGGGTTCAAATCCTCCCGCGCAGAATTCGAAGACGTGTACTCGTCGACTCGCCTGGGCAGCGGCAGCAAAGTGATCGGCAACGGCGTGCGCCTGGCCAACGTTTCCCAGCAGTTCACCCAGGGTGACATCAACAACACCGGCAACGTGTTGGACATGGGCATCAACGGTTCCGGTTTCTTCACCATGAGCAACAATGGCTCGATCTCGTACACCCGTGCCGGTACGTTCAAGGTCGACAACGCCGGTTACATCACCAACACCGACTACACCTCGCGTCTGCAGGGTTACGGTGTGGATGCCAACGGCAAGATCATCAACGGCGTGTTGACTGATCTCAAGATCGATACTTCGAACCTGGCGCCGAAGTCGACTTCGGCGGTGACTTCGAGCATCAACCTGAACTCCTCGGCCCCCGTGATTGTTGATACCGGCGCTACTGCCGTGAAGTTCGACCCGTCGAAGCCTGAGACTTACACCAAGTCGTTCAGCACACCGATCTATGACACTCAGGGTAACTCCCACGTCATGGATCAGTACGTGGTCAAGACTGGCGAGAATACCTGGAAGGTTTACACCCTGGTTGATGGACGCAACCCGGATGCCACCGGTAGCGATCCAACCAACGCCGCCACGCCTCCGGTTGCTTCGACATTGACGTTCGACAGTTCCGGCAAGTTGCTTCAGGTGAGTACACCGAGTACTTTGCCGCCGCCGGCGCCGAACCCGCTCATCAGCAGCGACTTGACGTTGAGTAACTGGAAACCAGGCACCGTGACCAATGGTGTTTTTACGCCTAACGGCGCGGCAGCAAATCCGGCTGGCGTGACCATTTCGATGGCCAAGACCACCCAGTACAACGCTGATACTTCGCGCACGATCCCGACTCAGGATGGCTACGCCACTGGACAGATCACCAACCTGACCATCGACGGTACCGGTACGCTGTTCGCCAACTTCAGCAACAACCAGAGCAAGGCGATTGGTCAGGTTGCACTGGCCAGTTTCACCAACGAACAGGGCTTGCAGGCTGTCGGTGGTACTAGCTGGAAAGAGACTTTCGCTTCCGGCATTCCGGGCTACGACGCACCGAAGACCGGTACGTTGGGTGAGGTGGTGTCCAACTCGCTGGAAGAGTCGAACGTTAACCTGACCAACGAGCTGGTTGATCTGATCAAGGGCCAGAGCAACTATCAGGCGAACGCCAAGACCATTTCGACTCAGAGCACGATTATGCAGACCATTATTCAGATGACTTGA
- a CDS encoding ribonucleoside-diphosphate reductase subunit alpha: protein MQTDTTRENPQGTLPQAADSTSDLAATAPGQLRVIKRNGTVVPYTDDKITVAITKAFLAVEGGTAAASSRIHDTVARLTEQVTATFKRRMPSGGTIHIEEIQDQVELALMRAGEQKVARDYVIYRDGRSKERAAHAPAEAAVNAHPSIRITRADGSLAPLDMGRLNTIVTEACEGLEEVDGDLIQRETLKNLYDGVALTDVNTALVMTARTLVEREPNYSFVTARLLMDTLRAEGLNFLEVAESATHHEMADLYAKALPAYIAKGIEFELLNPVLATFDLEKLGKAINHERDQQFTYLGLQTLYDRYFIHKDGVRFELPQIFFMRVAMGLAIEEKNKEDRAIEFYNLLSSFDYMASTPTLFNAGTLRPQLSSCYLTTVPDDLSGIYHAIHDNAMLSKFAGGLGNDWTPVRALGSYIKGTNGKSQGVVPFLKVVNDTAVAVNQGGKRKGAVCAYLETWHMDIEEFIELRKNTGDDRRRTHDMNTANWIPDLFMKRVFDDGKWTLFSPSEVPDLHDLTGKAFEERYEYYEALTEYPGKVKLFKTIQAKDLWRKMLSMLFETGHPWLTFKDPCNLRSPQQHVGVVHSSNLCTEITLNTNKDEIAVCNLGSINLPNHIVDGKLDTAKLQRTVNTAVRMLDNVIDINYYSVPQAKNSNFRHRPVGLGIMGFQDALYLQHIAYGSDAAVEFADKSMEAVSYYAIQASCDLADERGAYETFNGSLWSKGILPLDSQQILIEQRGQQYIDVDLKETLDWAPVRARVQKGIRNSNIMAIAPTATIANITGVSQSIEPTYQNLYVKSNLSGEFTVINPYLVRDLKARGLWDSVMINDLKYYDGSVQQIERIPQELKELYATAFEVDTKWIVDAASRRQKWIDQAQSLNLYIAGASGKKLDVTYRMAWYRGLKTTYYLRALAATSTEKSTINTGKLNAVSSGGNHGDDSVLAAPAGPAPVPKACAIDEPDCEACQ, encoded by the coding sequence ATGCAAACCGACACAACTCGCGAGAACCCGCAGGGCACCTTGCCGCAGGCCGCCGATTCGACTTCGGATCTGGCAGCCACCGCGCCTGGCCAACTGCGCGTGATCAAGCGTAATGGCACTGTCGTTCCTTACACCGATGACAAGATCACCGTCGCTATCACCAAAGCGTTTCTCGCAGTTGAGGGCGGCACCGCTGCCGCTTCGTCGCGAATCCACGACACCGTTGCGCGCCTGACCGAACAGGTCACCGCAACCTTCAAGCGTCGCATGCCATCGGGCGGCACCATCCACATCGAAGAAATCCAGGACCAGGTTGAACTGGCCCTGATGCGCGCCGGCGAGCAGAAAGTCGCGCGTGACTACGTGATCTACCGTGACGGCCGTTCGAAAGAACGCGCAGCCCACGCCCCGGCCGAAGCCGCGGTCAACGCGCACCCGTCGATCCGCATCACCCGCGCCGACGGCAGCCTCGCGCCGCTGGACATGGGCCGCCTGAACACCATCGTCACCGAAGCGTGCGAAGGCCTGGAAGAAGTCGACGGCGACCTGATCCAGCGCGAAACCCTGAAAAACCTGTACGACGGCGTGGCCCTGACCGACGTCAACACCGCCCTGGTGATGACCGCCCGTACCCTGGTCGAGCGCGAGCCGAACTACTCGTTCGTCACCGCCCGCCTGCTGATGGACACCCTGCGTGCCGAAGGCCTGAACTTCCTTGAAGTCGCCGAAAGCGCCACCCATCACGAAATGGCCGACCTGTACGCCAAGGCCCTGCCGGCCTACATCGCCAAGGGTATCGAGTTCGAACTGCTGAACCCGGTGCTGGCCACCTTCGACCTGGAAAAACTGGGCAAGGCGATCAACCACGAGCGCGATCAGCAATTCACCTACCTGGGCCTGCAGACCCTGTACGACCGCTACTTCATCCACAAGGATGGCGTGCGTTTCGAACTGCCGCAGATCTTCTTCATGCGCGTGGCCATGGGTCTTGCGATCGAAGAGAAGAACAAAGAAGACCGTGCGATCGAGTTCTACAACCTGCTGTCCTCGTTCGACTACATGGCTTCGACCCCGACCCTGTTCAACGCCGGTACCCTGCGTCCACAGCTGTCGAGCTGCTACCTGACCACCGTGCCGGATGACCTGTCGGGCATCTATCACGCGATCCACGACAACGCCATGCTGTCGAAATTCGCCGGTGGCCTGGGCAACGACTGGACGCCTGTTCGTGCACTGGGCTCCTACATCAAGGGCACCAACGGCAAGTCGCAAGGCGTGGTGCCGTTCCTCAAAGTGGTGAACGACACCGCTGTGGCCGTGAACCAGGGTGGCAAGCGCAAAGGCGCTGTGTGTGCCTACCTGGAAACCTGGCACATGGACATCGAAGAGTTCATCGAGCTGCGCAAGAACACCGGTGACGATCGTCGTCGTACCCACGACATGAACACCGCCAACTGGATCCCTGACCTGTTCATGAAGCGCGTCTTCGATGACGGCAAGTGGACCCTGTTCTCGCCATCCGAAGTACCGGACCTGCACGACCTGACCGGTAAAGCCTTCGAAGAGCGCTACGAGTACTACGAAGCGCTGACCGAATACCCAGGCAAGGTCAAGCTGTTCAAGACCATCCAGGCCAAAGACCTGTGGCGCAAGATGCTGTCCATGCTGTTCGAAACCGGCCACCCATGGCTGACTTTCAAAGACCCGTGCAACCTGCGCAGCCCGCAGCAGCACGTCGGCGTGGTCCACAGCTCGAACCTGTGCACCGAGATCACCTTGAACACCAACAAGGACGAGATCGCCGTTTGCAACCTGGGCTCGATCAACCTGCCGAACCACATCGTCGACGGCAAGCTGGACACCGCCAAGCTGCAACGCACCGTGAACACTGCCGTGCGCATGCTCGATAACGTGATCGACATCAACTACTACTCGGTGCCGCAAGCGAAGAACTCCAACTTCCGTCACCGTCCGGTCGGCCTGGGCATCATGGGCTTCCAGGACGCGTTGTACTTGCAGCACATCGCCTACGGCTCCGACGCTGCCGTCGAGTTCGCCGACAAGTCGATGGAAGCGGTCAGCTACTACGCGATCCAGGCGTCCTGCGACCTGGCTGACGAGCGCGGTGCCTACGAGACGTTCAACGGTTCGCTGTGGTCCAAAGGCATCCTGCCACTGGATTCGCAACAGATCCTGATCGAACAGCGCGGCCAGCAGTACATCGATGTCGACCTGAAGGAAACCCTGGACTGGGCACCGGTTCGCGCCCGTGTACAGAAAGGCATTCGCAACTCGAACATCATGGCCATCGCACCGACCGCGACCATCGCCAACATCACCGGCGTGTCGCAATCGATCGAACCGACCTACCAGAACCTCTATGTGAAATCGAACCTGTCGGGCGAATTCACCGTGATCAACCCGTACCTGGTTCGCGACCTCAAGGCTCGCGGTCTGTGGGACTCGGTCATGATCAACGACCTGAAGTACTACGACGGTTCTGTTCAGCAGATCGAGCGCATCCCGCAAGAGCTCAAAGAGCTCTACGCGACTGCGTTCGAAGTGGACACCAAGTGGATCGTTGACGCCGCCAGCCGTCGTCAGAAGTGGATCGACCAGGCTCAATCGCTGAACCTGTACATCGCTGGCGCATCGGGCAAGAAGCTTGACGTGACCTACCGCATGGCCTGGTACCGTGGTCTGAAAACCACTTACTACCTCCGTGCCCTGGCCGCGACCAGCACCGAGAAGTCGACCATCAACACCGGCAAGCTGAACGCTGTTTCCAGCGGCGGCAACCATGGTGATGATTCGGTTCTGGCCGCTCCGGCAGGTCCGGCGCCAGTGCCAAAGGCCTGCGCGATTGACGAGCCGGATTGCGAAGCTTGCCAATAA
- a CDS encoding response regulator, with protein MEQQTWQVLIVEDDQRLAELTRDYLQANGLRVEIEGNGALAAARIIKQQPDLVILDLMLPGEDGLSICRKVRSQYDGPILMLTARTDDADQIHGLDLGADDYVCKPVRPRLLLARIQALLRRSDTPEPLAEKSRRLQFGPLIVDNALREAWLSDNGIELTSAEFDLLWLLVSNAGRILSREEIFTALRGIGYDGQDRSIDVRISRIRPKIGDDPDHPRLIKTIRSKGYLFVPEACADLAL; from the coding sequence GTGGAGCAACAAACCTGGCAGGTACTGATCGTCGAGGATGACCAGCGGCTGGCCGAGCTCACGCGCGATTACCTGCAAGCCAACGGACTGCGCGTGGAGATCGAAGGCAATGGCGCGCTGGCGGCGGCGCGGATCATCAAGCAGCAGCCGGATCTGGTGATCCTCGATCTGATGCTGCCCGGCGAGGATGGTCTGAGCATCTGCCGCAAGGTGCGCAGCCAGTACGACGGGCCGATTCTGATGCTCACCGCGCGCACCGACGATGCCGATCAGATCCACGGCCTCGATCTGGGCGCTGACGATTACGTCTGCAAACCGGTGCGGCCGCGTCTGCTGCTGGCGCGGATCCAGGCGTTGCTGCGACGCAGTGACACACCGGAGCCACTCGCTGAAAAATCCCGCCGCCTGCAATTCGGTCCGCTGATCGTTGATAACGCCTTGCGCGAAGCCTGGCTGAGCGACAACGGCATCGAGCTGACCAGTGCCGAGTTCGACCTGCTCTGGCTACTGGTGTCCAATGCCGGGCGCATTCTGTCCCGCGAAGAAATCTTCACCGCATTGCGCGGCATCGGCTATGACGGCCAGGACCGCTCGATCGATGTACGCATTTCGCGCATCCGTCCGAAAATCGGCGATGACCCCGACCATCCGCGCCTGATCAAGACCATCCGCAGCAAGGGCTATCTGTTCGTCCCGGAAGCCTGCGCAGACCTGGCCCTGTGA